A stretch of Mobula birostris isolate sMobBir1 chromosome 2, sMobBir1.hap1, whole genome shotgun sequence DNA encodes these proteins:
- the rnf8 gene encoding E3 ubiquitin-protein ligase rnf8 isoform X3 produces MISRNHCSFFLSSEGVCTVTDNQSLNGVWVNGVRLEPLQPWELVEGDVVQLGVPVEQQERAEYEYCLVRRSPATPGTGSSAKRKLGCEDSLTGVPQRAEGSSKLQRLGENTHRPDMVQQRLAASAQSREDTAQPGTSSQSLTSFCTNIRHGDQNRDQGSTHGHREQGLPMDKEQTHRDQDQELLTDWEQTQGHCDQKFPTDRDPTLGDREQDRRCLINQEPTDGDQEQRCLTKEQQPQAGVGVDVAETRISEVLENELQCIICSEYFIQAVTLGCSHSFCRLCIREWGRRRAECPICRKPIEWQTPSVVLDSCIETMVSSLGEAARRQRQQLLQARMVLLADGGRGPSGGGESPALPPDSPPPLIPENSESGPRIAETSRPSRPTCDQQWVGSSGDWRFHLKLCVCVRVRESVCVRQLQGYDHLG; encoded by the exons AGTTTGAACGGCGTGTGGGTGAACGGAGTGCGGCTGGAGCCCCTGCAGCCCTGGGAGTTGGTTGAGGGTGACGTGGTGCAGCTGGGGGTGCCGGTGGAGCAGCAGGAGAGAGCCGAGTATGAGTACTGCCTGGTGCGCCGGAGTCCAGCTACGCCGGGCACAGGCAGCAGTGCCAAGCGGAAACTGGGTTGCGAGGATTCTCTGACTGGAGTCCCACAGAGAGCTGAGGGGAGCAGCAAACTGCAGCGGCTTGGGGAGAACACACACCGGCCCGACATGGTGCAGCAGAGACTGGCAGCGAGTGCGCAGAGTCGGGAAGACACGGCACAACCTGGCACCAGCAGCCAGTCCCTAACCTCCTTCTGCACCAACATCCGTCATGGAGACCAGAATAGGGATCAAGGGTCAACACACGGACACCGGGAACAGGGACTCCCAATGGACAAGGAGCAGACACACAGAGACCAGGATCAGGAACTCTTGACGGATTGGGAACAGACACAGGGACACTGTGATCAAAAATTTCCAACAGACCGAGACCCAACTCTGGGAGACCGGGAACAGGATCGGAGATGCCTGATAAATCAGGAGCCAACAGATGGAGACCAGGAACAGCGATGTCTCACAAAGGAGCAACAGCCACAG GCCGGGGTGGGGGTCGACGTTGCGGAGACACGGATCAGTGAGGTGCTGGAGAATGAGCTGCAGTGTATCATCTGTTCCGAGTACTTCATCCAG GCGGTGACCCTAGGGTGCTCCCACTCCTTCTGCCGGTTGTGTATCAGGGAGTGGGGGCGCCGGCGGGCTGAATGCCCCATTTGCCGGAAGCCCATTGAGTGGCAGACGCCGTCAGTGGTACTGGACAGCTGCATCGAGACGATGGTGTCTAGTCTAGGCGAGGCAGCCAGGAGGCAGCGGCAGCAGTTACTGCAAGCCCGCATGG TGTTGCTGGCAGACGGAGGGCGCGGACCCAGCGGGGGAGGTGAGAGCCCTGCCTTACCTCCAGACAGCCCACCTCCACTCATCCCTGAGAATTCAGAGTCAGGCCCACGGATAGCAGAGACCAGCAGACCCAGCAGACCCACCTGTGACCAGCAGTGGGTGGGGAGCAGCGGAGACTGGCGGTTCCACctgaaattgtgtgtgtgtgtgagagtgagagagagtgtgtgtgtaagaCAACTCCAGGGGTATGACCACTTGGGGTAG